CTCGCGGTACTCGCGGTACTCGCGGTACTCGCGGTACTCGCGGTACTCGTTGCTCGTTCGTCTTCGTCGTGCCGGGGCGTGCCCGTGCCGCACGGCGCGGTCTACGCGATGTTCCCCCGCGCGGCCCCGCGGACCTGCCCGGAGACCCGGCCGCTCCCGCCCCGCCCGGTACCGCGGCCGCTGCCTCGCGCCCCGCCCGTACCGCGCGCTCCGCCGCGCCCCCTGCGGTGGCGCCCGGCGGACCCCTCGTCCTCGCGCCGGCTCTCGGCCGGTGCGGCGAGGATGACGGGGACGCCGGAGGGGGTCCGGGCGCCGGTGATGCGCTGCAACTCGTCCTCGCCCGGACGGATCCGGGCGGAACGCGGCGCGATACCGGCGTCTGCCATCAGCCGGTCCATCGCGCGCCGCTGGTGCGGGAGGACCAGGGTGACGACGGTGCCGGACTCACCGGCGCGTGCCGTACGTCCGCCGCGGTGCAGGTAGTCCTTGTGGTCGCCGGGCGGGTCGACGTTGACGACGAGGTCGAGGCCCTCGACGTGGATCCCGCGGGCGGCGACGTTGGTGGCGACCAGCGCGGTGACCTGGCCGCCCTTGAACTGGGCGAGCGTCCGGTTGCGCTGCGGCTGGGACTTGCCGCCGTGCAGGGCCGCGGCGCGCACGCCGACGGACAGCAGGTGCTTGGCGAGCCGGTCGGCCGCGTGCTTGGTGTCCAGGAACATGATCACCTGACCCTCGCGGGCGGCGATCTCGGTCGCGGCGGTGTGCTTGTCGGCGTCGTGCACGTGGAGCAGATGGTGCTCCATCGTGGTGACCGCTCCGGCGGACGGGTCGACCGAGTGGACGACGGGGTCGTTCAGGTAGCGGCGGACCAGCAGGTCGATGTTGCGGTCCAGGGTGGCCGAGAACAGCATCCGCTGGCCGCGCGAGGGGACCTGGTCGAGCAGGGCGGTGACCTGCGGCATGAAGCCCATGTCGGCCATCTGGTCGGCCTCGTCCAGCACGGTGACCGCGACCTGGTCCAGCCGGCAGGCGTCCCGTTCGATCAGGTCCTTGAGCCGGCCGGGCGTCGCGACGACGACCTCGGCGCCGCCGCGCAGCACATGCGCCTGGCGGCCGATCGAGACGCCGCCCACCACGGTCGCGAGCCGCAGGCGCAGCGCACGGGCGTACGGGGCGAGCGCGTCGGTGACCTGCTGGGCCAGTTCCCGGGTCGGTACGAGGACCAGCGCGAGCGGCTGGCGGGGCTGGGCCCGCTGCCCGTCCAGCCGGGCCAGCACCGGCAGCCCGAAGGCGAGCGTCTTGCCCGAGCCCGTACGGCCCCGGCCCAGGACGTCCCGGCCGGCCAGCGTGTTCGGCAGCGTGGCCGCCTGGATCGGGAAGGGCACGCTCACGCCCTCGGCGACGAGCGCGGCCGACAGCCCTGCGGGCAGGTCGAGTTCGGCGAACGTCTCGACGGCGGGCAGCGGTTCGGTGAGGGTGACCGGGAGGGCGAACTCCTGGCGGCGCGGGGCGCTGCGGGCACTCTGCCGGGCCGGTCGCCCGGTGCCCGCGCGGGGAGCCTGGCGGCCCGATCCCTGACCGCGGAAGCGACTGCCGGAAGAAGAGCCGGACGAGCCGGACGAGCCGAATGAGCCGGACGAACCGGAAGAGCGAGAAGCACCGGACGTGCCACCGGTGCGGCGGGTGCGGTTCATGGAGGAACCTTCCTCGATGCGGCGTATCGAGGAATTCCGTCCAGCGGCGTCGGCCGCACGAGGATTCGCAAGAATGAGCCGAAGAAAAAGAAGAGCCGGGCCTCGTGGCGCTGAAGGCCGGGACGGCCGGCGGTCCGGGGCGATCCGGACGGGAAAAATCAACGAGCTGGGACCCGCACCCCAAGAGCGCGGGCCCCAGCCACGTGATGCGCGGGCCCTGGGCCCGCGACGATGCGCGTCAGCGTCAGGCGGGAACGATGTTCTCGGCCTGCGGACCCTTCTGGCCCTGCGTGACGTCGAAGGTAACCTTCTGGCCTTCCTGAAGCTCGCGGAAGCCGGAGGTGGCGATGTTCGAGTAGTGGGCGAACACGTCAGCGCCGCCACCGTCCTGCTCGATGAAGCCGAAGCCCTTTTCCGCGTTGAACCACTTCACGGTGCCAGATGCCATATTGAATCTCCCTTGAGGGGCAGTGCCGGACTCCGCACTTTACGAAGGCCGAGTCGCCGCGATGATCACCCCTCCGGAAAGATCCCGGAAAGCTCTGCAAAGAATGAATCTCTGGCAACCAAAACTGCAACTGCTATCACGCTAACACACGTCCGTTGGCGGCGCCCATGCCTTTTCCGTGGTGTCCGCGAATTCCTGCCATGCCCCGGCGGGTAATCCTGTGCTCGACGCGGCCGGTAATCCTGTGCCGACGGCAGCAGGTTTCCGCGCCGCACGCACCCAGTTTTCCGGCGCACGGGGAGGCTCGCGCGCACGGGCCTCCCCGTCCTGCGGCAACGCCACCTCCGCCCCGCGGCACCGCTGCCCCCGGTCCACGGCCCCGAAGCCGCCGCCCCCGCGCGGAACATAGATCTGTCGACCCCGAAAACCTGCCGCAGCAACAACAGATTTCCGACCCCGGCAGGACGCCCGCACGGTCGAGGGGAGAGGCCACCCCGCCCCTGCCCTGCCTGCGTCTCCCCGGCCCTCAGTTGGCTCTTGGTCCTTGGCCCTCAGGTGCGCTGCATCACCACGAGCAGCACCACCAGCGCGATCAGCAGCGCACCGGCCACCGACGCCAGGGCGATCTTCGCCGCGCTGTACGGCCGTTCGCCGATGACCTCGCCGGTACGGGCGTTGACCATCACCGGCCACGCCCTGCCCGCGTGGAGATAGGTCAGGAACCAGACGGGCAGCAGCACCAGCTTGTAGGTGAGACCGCTGTAGGAGGTGGACATCGAGTGCACCCGCTGCTCGTCGCCGCCGATGTCCCGCCGGCAGTCCGCGCGGATCACCGGCTCCATCCGCGCCTTCGCCGACTCCAGGCCCGCCTCCGGCTCGACGTCGTAGCGGACGGTGCGGAAGCCCGCCAGGTACTCCTCCTGGTACGGGACCGTCTCCGCCAGCGGCCAGGGCGTCAGCCTGTCCAGTTCCGCCATCGGGACCTGGCCGCTGCCGGGCACCAGCACATCGTCGAAGAACCGCTCGACCGTCCCGGAGGTGTGGTGCCAGCGGGTGTGCCGCACCTTCCGGGTCTGACCCTCGGAGTCCTGCTCCTCCACCCAGTAGTACTCGCCGCGCTCGCCGCTGTAGTGGGTCGTCGTCTGCGCGTCGTACGTCCAGTGCGGGAGGTAGCTGCCCCGGAAACTCTCCGCCTCGGTGACCTTCTTCAGCTCGCCGGGCGCGAACCAGCGGGACCTGGTCCACTTCGCCAGCGCCTCACGGGCCTGCTCGCGGCCCACCCCGAAGGGCAGCACCGCCTCGGGCACCACGCGCTCGGTGCCGGAGGCGTCCGCGACCAGCGGGGTCGCGCAGAACTGGCACTTGTCGCTGAGCGTGTCGCTCTCGGTCACCGCGTGGCAGCCGGGGCAGGTGTACACCTTCACCCGGTCCGGCGCGACCGCCCGGAGGGGCAGCGCGGCCAGCTCCTCGAACGGGTGCTCGGTCACCTGCCGCGGCACCGGCGTGATGCCCTGCTCGTGCCGGCAGTACGGGCAGCGCAGCGCGTACGTCCCGGGCGCGTACTCGCTGACCCCGCCGCACGCCTCGCAGTGGAACGCCCGGTCGGGCGCCGGGACGACGTCCTGATCCGTCAACTCACTTCTCCTTGTGACCTGTTGCCGGAGAATTCCGGCAGGCGTGACGGATCTCAGCCCTGCGGGGGCAGCGGGGGCAGCGGCGGCGGGACGTCGGCGAGCAGCGGCGCCAGTTCCGGGATCTGGTCCGCGGGCTGCCAGGCGGCCTGCCCGTTGCGCCAGACCAGTGTGGTCCGGTTCAGGTTCCCGGCCGCGACCTGCCCGGCCAGCGCGCTCTCGTCGTACGGGCCCCGCTGCTGCCCGCCGACCGCGAGGAACCAGCGCGGCGCGGTGGGCAGCGGCGGCGGGACGCCGGGCCCGGCGGGCTGCGCCGGGGGCGGGGCCGGGGCCACCGGTGCGGCGGGGGCCTGCGCAGCCGCCGTACCGGCCGCGGTGCTCTGCACGATCCGCTGCCCGAGCGCCATGCCGACGCCCAGTCCGAGCGCCTCGCCGCCGGTGCCGGGGTTGGCCGCGGCGATCGGGATCGCGTCGGCCGCCTGGAGCTTGGCGTAGTCGTCGAGGTTGCCCGTGATCGTCATCCGGGAGCGGGTGTCGATCGCCGCCTCGATCTCCGGCGGGACGCTGATGTTCTCGATGTAGAACCGGGGGATGGCGATGCCGGTGGAGGACAGCTCCAGGGTCAGCGCCTCGGCCAGCTGCCGCCCGATGCCGTCCTGCCGCGCGGCCAGGTCCAGCAGCGGTACGCCGGACGAGCCCAGCGCGGAGCCCAGCTTGGAGACGATCAGCTGCCGCAGGTGCTCGCCGACCTCCTCGGTGCGGAACTGCGGGTCGGTGCCCACCAGTTCGCGCAGCAGCGCGGCCGCGTCCACCACCTTGGCCGCGAAGGTGCCGAAGGCACGGACCCGGACCATGCCGAAGTCGGCGTCCCGCAGGATCACCGGGTTCTGGGTGCCCCACTTGAAGTCGGTGAACTGCCGGGTGGTGACGAAGTAGACCTCGGCCTTGAACGGTGACTCGAAGCC
The sequence above is drawn from the Streptomyces sp. SAT1 genome and encodes:
- a CDS encoding DEAD/DEAH box helicase; amino-acid sequence: MNRTRRTGGTSGASRSSGSSGSFGSSGSSGSSSGSRFRGQGSGRQAPRAGTGRPARQSARSAPRRQEFALPVTLTEPLPAVETFAELDLPAGLSAALVAEGVSVPFPIQAATLPNTLAGRDVLGRGRTGSGKTLAFGLPVLARLDGQRAQPRQPLALVLVPTRELAQQVTDALAPYARALRLRLATVVGGVSIGRQAHVLRGGAEVVVATPGRLKDLIERDACRLDQVAVTVLDEADQMADMGFMPQVTALLDQVPSRGQRMLFSATLDRNIDLLVRRYLNDPVVHSVDPSAGAVTTMEHHLLHVHDADKHTAATEIAAREGQVIMFLDTKHAADRLAKHLLSVGVRAAALHGGKSQPQRNRTLAQFKGGQVTALVATNVAARGIHVEGLDLVVNVDPPGDHKDYLHRGGRTARAGESGTVVTLVLPHQRRAMDRLMADAGIAPRSARIRPGEDELQRITGARTPSGVPVILAAPAESRREDEGSAGRHRRGRGGARGTGGARGSGRGTGRGGSGRVSGQVRGAARGNIA
- a CDS encoding cold-shock protein, giving the protein MASGTVKWFNAEKGFGFIEQDGGGADVFAHYSNIATSGFRELQEGQKVTFDVTQGQKGPQAENIVPA
- a CDS encoding SPFH domain-containing protein, translated to MDRIRGEFIDIIEWTDDGRDTIVWRFPRYENEIKMGARLVVRESQVAVFVNEGRLADVYQPGTYTLTTQNMPVLSTLKGWKHGFESPFKAEVYFVTTRQFTDFKWGTQNPVILRDADFGMVRVRAFGTFAAKVVDAAALLRELVGTDPQFRTEEVGEHLRQLIVSKLGSALGSSGVPLLDLAARQDGIGRQLAEALTLELSSTGIAIPRFYIENISVPPEIEAAIDTRSRMTITGNLDDYAKLQAADAIPIAAANPGTGGEALGLGVGMALGQRIVQSTAAGTAAAQAPAAPVAPAPPPAQPAGPGVPPPLPTAPRWFLAVGGQQRGPYDESALAGQVAAGNLNRTTLVWRNGQAAWQPADQIPELAPLLADVPPPLPPLPPQG